The segment CCGACTCCATTGCAACGTTGGAGGCTACAAAGGTGATCGTGTAGTTCTCGGTCGCCTCATCAAAGGCATCGTCGATCACATTGACGGTGGCGGTCTTGGTTTGCGCCGCGCCGCCGACGATAGCATCGAATGTGATTGTGCCGGTCGTGGCAGCAAAGTCGGCGGCGGAGGTTGCTGGCCCACTGCCAGGCGTGATAGTCCAGGTCACTGTCGAGCCCGCGAAGTCCACACCACCAGCAGTTGCGGCACGCACGATGCTGAAGCTGATAGCCGCCCCGCCTTCGGTGCCGGCGCCGTTGCCAGTGACGGTATAGCCAGTAATTGCCGCTGCTGCAGGCGAACTGATCATCAGCGTCGGCACGAGGCCCACCACACCGGCCACAGCTGCCGACAACACCGTTCGCAGGGCCTTCTTGCCACGCAGCGCGAACGGAACCGAGCCGCTCTTGGCCGCATGGGCTTCTTGATAGCGCATGTGTTTTCTTTCTCCTTCGGCGGCTGGGCTACCTCCGTCCGGGGAGGCCCCTAGCTTTGCGTCCCCGCCTCGCAGCGGGTTTGCCTGTTCGGGTACCGCACCTGAGGGGGCGGCTGGGGTACCGATAAATCGGTTGTGAGCAGCGCAAACGCTCGATCGAAGGTTCCTCATGAGGTCGCGCCATCCGTAATCTAACCGGCGTAACGCACCCTTACCGGCGGAACAGAATTTTTCTCCTAAATCCCCCAGCAGTCCGCAGGTGGCACGCCGGACCCGGGGAACCCGCGAAGAAGATCAGCGATCACAGCCCGCCAGCGCCCACTGCGGCCACAGCCATCCCGGCGACACCGCGGCCCTCATGACGATCTTGTGACCCCGCGCTGCGGCGAAGAGCCAGCGGCGGCACACGGGCCAGCCGGAAAGCCAGGTCAGAGCAGGCCGTGGCGCATCGCCGTGGTTACGGCGGCGGTGCGGTCGGCGACGTCCAGCTTGTTGAAAGTTCGCAACAAGTGGGTCTTGACCGTCGCCTCGCTGATGAACAGCTGTTTGCCGATCTCGGCATTCGTAAGACCAGCCGCGACCAACCTCAGCACCTCGGTCTCGCGTGCTGACAAGGCCGGTGGGGCCGGGCTACGCACCTGCCGGACCAGCGTCGACGCGACGCTCGGCGCCAGCACGGTCTCGCCGCGGGCGGCCGCCCGCACGGCGTCCGCCAGCTCCGTCGGCGAGGCGTCCTTCAGCAGGTAGCCGGAGGCGCCGGCCTCGATGGCGCGCAGGATGTCACGGTCCGATTCATAGGTGGTGAGGACCATGACCCGTATCCCGGAGGAGCTCGACAGGATCTGGGCGGTGGCGTCCACCCCGTCGCCACCGGGCATTCGGAGGTCCATCAGCACGATGTCGGGTCGTTCGGCCAGGGCCAGCGCGACGCCTTCGGTGCCGGAGGAGGCCTCGCCGATCACGGTGAGATCGGGCTCGGCGTCGAGCATGCCGCGCAAGCCCATCCGGACCACGGGGTGATCGTCGACGAGCAGGATGCGGATCACGCGGGGATCTCCAGTTCGACGGTGGTCCCGGATTCAGGGGAGCTGTGGATGGTCAGCGTGCCGCCCACCTGACCAGCCCGGGACCGCATGCCGGGCAGCCCGAACCCGCCCTCCGCGGAGGCGTCGAAGCCGACACCGTCGTCGCGGACGACCAGGCGCACCGAGGAGGGCGTGTACGCCAGCAGCACCGCAACCTCCGAAGCCGAAGCGTGCCGGCGCACGTTGGTCAACGCCTCCTGGGCCGCGCGCAGCAGCACGACCTCGACCCGGGTCGGCAGGTCACGCGGTTCACCGGTGACGCGCGAGGTGCAGGGCACGCCCGCCTCTTCGGCGAATCGGGTGCTCTGCCGGCGTACGGCGAAAGGCAGTGAAGAGGAAGCCAATGCCGACGGTGACAGAGCCGCGATGAGCGCCCGCGATTCGGCCAGGTTCTCGCGAGCGGTACGCACCGCGAGCGCGAGTCGCTCGTCGCGAAGCGACGGGTCGGCGGCCTGGATGAGCGTGATGATGCTGGTGAAGCCCTGCGCGAGGGTGTCGTGGATCTCGCCGGCCAGGCGGTTGCGTTCGGCCGCGACGCCGGCCTCGTGGGAGAGCCGGGCGAGTTCGGCGCGGCTGGCCTCGAGTTCGGCGATCAGCTGGGCGCGCTGTTCGCTCTCCTCGGCCATTCTGGTGATCCAGACGCCGATGCAGATGCCGGCGGCGGTGGAGATTGCCGCGATGACCAGGTCGATGGCGATCCCGCCGGGGTCGGCCCGGAGCTCGGCGACGACCGGGATCAGGTTGGCGATCAGGACCAGGACGACCGCCGTGCGCAGCGGGACCAGCATGAAGAACACCGGGATGACCATGAACATCAGCCAGGTGGACAGCGGCACGGCGAACACCGCCACGCCGAAGAGCAGCAGCTGGACGAGGCTGACCAGCAGTGCCGGGGTGCCCTGCTCGTCACGCAGGATCAGCGGGCGGGCGGCGAAGAGGTAGAGCAGCCCGATGGCCGCGATGGCGCCCACCGCGATCGCCTGCCGAGCGGGTGAGAACCAGTCCGTGGCGATGGCCGCGGCCGCCACGGCGACCACGACCACCACGAAATACAGGTCCCAGAGCCGGAGGGACGGTGACGGGGTCACTGGTTTCGGGAGGTCCAGCGGAACGTCACCAGGCACAGCACCAATCCGATCACACACCAGATGCCGAGCACCATGGCCACCATGCCGAGATCCCAGGTGCCGCCGATCTCCTGGGCCTTCGCCTCGTCCGGCAGGAAGACGTACCGGAAGCCTTGCGCCATCCAGCGGACCGGGAAGAGCGACGCGAAGTTCTCCAGCCAGTCCGGCAGCTGGCTCATCGGCTGGATGAAGACGCCGGAGACGAACTGCAGCGCGACCACCGGCACGTTCAGGATGGCGCCGGCGTTGCGGGCGTTCTTGACCAGCGCGCTGACCGCGATGCCGAGCAGCGAGCAGCAGATCACCGAGAGCAGGAAGATCCAGGAGAAGGTCACCCAGTGGCTCGCATCGGGCAGCGGCATATCGAAGATCAACACCCCGACCAGGAGCAGCACGGCCGCCTCAGCGA is part of the Actinoplanes sp. NBC_00393 genome and harbors:
- a CDS encoding ABC transporter permease, whose product is MTTLGMSVSRGHVELLQFLRDKTAMVFTFFFPAMLLLLFGTIFGDEYNDSGVSASQVFTASMVAYGILNTAFVTMGSGLAMDREDGTLKRLRGTPMPASAYLIGKALLVLALSVAEAAVLLLVGVLIFDMPLPDASHWVTFSWIFLLSVICCSLLGIAVSALVKNARNAGAILNVPVVALQFVSGVFIQPMSQLPDWLENFASLFPVRWMAQGFRYVFLPDEAKAQEIGGTWDLGMVAMVLGIWCVIGLVLCLVTFRWTSRNQ
- a CDS encoding response regulator transcription factor, which translates into the protein MIRILLVDDHPVVRMGLRGMLDAEPDLTVIGEASSGTEGVALALAERPDIVLMDLRMPGGDGVDATAQILSSSSGIRVMVLTTYESDRDILRAIEAGASGYLLKDASPTELADAVRAAARGETVLAPSVASTLVRQVRSPAPPALSARETEVLRLVAAGLTNAEIGKQLFISEATVKTHLLRTFNKLDVADRTAAVTTAMRHGLL
- a CDS encoding sensor histidine kinase, whose protein sequence is MPGDVPLDLPKPVTPSPSLRLWDLYFVVVVVAVAAAAIATDWFSPARQAIAVGAIAAIGLLYLFAARPLILRDEQGTPALLVSLVQLLLFGVAVFAVPLSTWLMFMVIPVFFMLVPLRTAVVLVLIANLIPVVAELRADPGGIAIDLVIAAISTAAGICIGVWITRMAEESEQRAQLIAELEASRAELARLSHEAGVAAERNRLAGEIHDTLAQGFTSIITLIQAADPSLRDERLALAVRTARENLAESRALIAALSPSALASSSLPFAVRRQSTRFAEEAGVPCTSRVTGEPRDLPTRVEVVLLRAAQEALTNVRRHASASEVAVLLAYTPSSVRLVVRDDGVGFDASAEGGFGLPGMRSRAGQVGGTLTIHSSPESGTTVELEIPA